The DNA window ACTTCTACAACGTTGTATAAACCAATATGTAGTTCAATTTTACCCGATTTGATTTTTGATAAGTCTAAAATCCCTTCACTTAACGACAGCAAGTATTTGGCTGAGGTATGAATTTTATCAATATCTTGGGTAATAAGGGGGTTGTCTAAATCGTCTGCATCTTCTGTGAGCAATTCACTGTAGCCGATAATGGCATTTAACGGTGTGCGCAGTTGATGGCTCATATTTGCTAGGAAGCTAGATTGCGATTGATTCGCCGCTTCGGCTAATTCTGCTAAACGATACGCGCGATGAATAAAGGCGTAGAAATATCCTGCAAATAGACTCGTAATTAATAAGCCTAAACATAAGACACCTAACGCTTGCCAACCTTCGCCAGTTACTAAGTTATAACCTGGAGAAGGGGTGCAAACAACTTCCCAGTGTTGTCCTGCACTGGTAAAGCGGCTAGTCACTTGGAAAGCGGGTGGGGCTTCGCTAAATAATTCTTCTTCGGTTAAACGGTTTAAAATATCGTCTTCAATATCACCTGGGTAGTAGTATAAAAACTGTGGCGAGTTGGCATCTGTTACTTGGAAAACGCGAATATCAACGGGGCGTGGTTCTAAATAACTCGCCATTTCAATGTCTAAAATATCGCCCAGTTGGTAAATGCCAACAACAAAGCCTTGTAAGGCTTCACGTCGTTTTTCAATACTATCAATAACAATATCTTGTCTATAAATGGGTAAAAAGATAGCTAATCCATATAAGTTAGAATCATCCACAAATAACATATCAGGAATGGCTTGAATTTCTCCTGTATCTCGCACAGTCTGTAATACTTTTTCAACTTTTGGATAACTGGCGATGTCAAACCCTAATCCATTCAAATTGCGACGCTTAGGCTCAATATATAAGAAGGGATAATATTCTGGACGTGTTAATGCGGGCACTAACTGGCTTTTTTCAGTGACTTCTACCGTATCATATTGAACAATACGGTAATTAGGTTGATATTGACGTGCTTGTTGTTCAAAATCTGTTTTGCCTTCTGTGGCAACACGAGGAATCCATGTGACCGCTTTTAAGGCGGGTTGTTGCGCTAGAACACTTTGTGAAAAGCGGTTAAAGGTTGTGGTGTCAATATTATTACCATTTGCCCGAAACAGGTTTTGAAAGGTTTGCAACACTTTCCAATGTAAGGCAAACGCCCGTTCAATGGCTAATGCGCGGTCTTCGGCGGGTTTTGTAAACTCACTTTGAATCTTGCGTTGTTCCCATTCCAGTGTGATGTAGTACATAACAACAGACAACACTATCCCTATACTCAGGGTTAAAATAACGGGCATGTAACGTTGCCATATCAACAAACTGGTATTTATTAATTTTTTCTGTAATTCCATGAGAAGGCTCCAAATCAGTACGTATTGTTCTATTGTTTTCTTGTCGTTATTCTCAAGGTTGGGCAAGATTTGTACCAAATGATGAGATATTAAATAGATATTCCGCTTTTTGCTTATCGGGTTTAGTAGTCTATCTTATTTTACTACGAGAATCTGGAAACAAATCGCTACAATTTATTTTATTCTTTTCCCCTGTATAGCCAAAATTTTGACAAACTGTCATGAACTGAGAATTTTTTAACGGATAGCAATTAAGGCTAGCTTAATAACGAATTATGAATGGTTGAGTAGTTTTTAACTATCTAATTTATTTTAAATATTTCTAGTAATGTTTTATTCTGGTGTGGCACACTTTATAAATATCAATCAGCATATTTCTTCACTTAATCTGTTTGTATAACAATTCTGACTGTATTAAATATCTGTCGTGATATAGTAACCCACAGTATGACAAGCCTACCGCATCAACAGTTAAAGTGTTTGATAGCATCACTCAGGACTTGCATTGTTCCCTACCGCCAAAACTGTAATTATTCACTGCCTCAGTGCCTAAAGGGTATTGAAATGATGGTCATTCGCGTTTGTACTCCACTCATTTTTGCTTGTATTTATCTTCTATTATTTGTTTTACAACCTGTTGAAGCGGGCGAACATGCCGCAACAACCATGCAAACAACTGCCACAAAATCCACACGTGCTGTTGTACAACCTAAAGCGGTTACTGCATCTCCGACTCATCCTAAAATCGGTATTGCACTGTCAGGCGGAGGTGCACGCGGTATGGCGCATATTGGCGTATTAAAAGCGTTAGAAGAACTACATGTTCCCATTGATTATATTGCAGGCACTAGTATGGGTAGCGTGGTCGGCGGGTTATACGCGAGTGGTCTGAGCACTGAAGATTTAACAAAAGCCGCTTTCGATATCGATTGGGCGGGCATGTTTCGCAGTGAACCCGATAGGGAACAACTCACTTATCGAGAAAAACAAAATCAACGCCGATTATTTAGTTTAGAGGCTGGTGTTAGCGAGCAAGGCTTATCCGTTCCGAGTGGTTTTATTGGTGCGCAAGATTTATTTCTTAACTTACGCTATATGACACAAGACCTCTATGTCGATAGCTTTGACCAGTTACCTATCCCTTTTAAAGCAGTCGCTACCGATTTAAATTCTGGCGAAGCCGTTTTATTAGAAAAAGGCGATTTAGCCCTTGCTTTGCGTGCCTCAATGGCGGTGCCGTTTGCGTTTTCACCTGTAGAAATTGATGGCAAAGTGCTGGTTGATGGCGGAATTTTAGACAATATTCCTACAGATGTTGTCAAACAAATGGGGGCAAATTTAGTCATTGCCATCAATATTGAAACCCCGCTTGAAAAAATTGAAGCCAATAGCTCCTATTTAACGGTTGCAAAACAATCGCTCTATGTCTCCCTGATTCAAAATAGTCGTAAAGCCATGAAAGATGCAGACATGGTGATTATTC is part of the Beggiatoa alba B18LD genome and encodes:
- a CDS encoding CHASE domain-containing protein; amino-acid sequence: MELQKKLINTSLLIWQRYMPVILTLSIGIVLSVVMYYITLEWEQRKIQSEFTKPAEDRALAIERAFALHWKVLQTFQNLFRANGNNIDTTTFNRFSQSVLAQQPALKAVTWIPRVATEGKTDFEQQARQYQPNYRIVQYDTVEVTEKSQLVPALTRPEYYPFLYIEPKRRNLNGLGFDIASYPKVEKVLQTVRDTGEIQAIPDMLFVDDSNLYGLAIFLPIYRQDIVIDSIEKRREALQGFVVGIYQLGDILDIEMASYLEPRPVDIRVFQVTDANSPQFLYYYPGDIEDDILNRLTEEELFSEAPPAFQVTSRFTSAGQHWEVVCTPSPGYNLVTGEGWQALGVLCLGLLITSLFAGYFYAFIHRAYRLAELAEAANQSQSSFLANMSHQLRTPLNAIIGYSELLTEDADDLDNPLITQDIDKIHTSAKYLLSLSEGILDLSKIKSGKIELHIGLYNVVEVMQEVANIAGPLMKKNNNQLTIDCPENIGTIKVDSTRLHQILINLLNHMSDLSESSQITFSVRREALHEGKIGLHFAIKSHLKSLMTVEQRDRFLERLARAETATSEKGIRMGLLISAHLWRLMGGRVDIDIEKAEQEGTIFNFYLPT